TAAAAAGCGTCACCTTCGCCAGCAAATCCGCCAACATCGCCTCAGTAACACCATACGCCGCCAATTCACTCAGCAAAGCCGTACCTTTTTTATATACAAAACCACACAAATCACAACAAATCCCATCCGATTTCTTAAACAAAACAGCATACCCAAAACCAACCTCCTTCGCCAGAACCACATCACCATGCACCGCCGCATAAGCCCTAATCCTTCCCGCAACATCCGTCGCAGCAACCACCATCGCCACCTTGCAATCATCCTTCTTCTTCCGGATGCCTTTTCGGTTAGCACTCTGTTTCATGCTCGCCTGTTCAAGCTGTTTAATCTTGTCTTCAAAACGCTCAAAAACAACCTCAAAATTCGGCAACCCAGCCAAAATTCCAGCATCAGTCTCCTTAATAAACTTCTGAAGCACCAGGCACATATTGCGCTTCTCTATATAATCTCTTTGCATAACCTATATTGATTAGTTAACAATAGTTCAAAATCCATCACTCAACTGATTTCGAGTGTATTACAAATCTATAGATTAATTCAATACATCATTAGCAAATAATAACCTACAAGAAACTTTTATCAAATTCTCAAAAAATCACCCATTTATGCCTAAAAACAAATAAGATAATTAAATTTCTTTCGATAAAATGCAATAAACATCGATGAAATGCATCTTTTTTTGACAACCTATTTTAAAAATCGTACACTTTTTAAGCAAAAATCATCCGTTCCTCTTCAAAAAAACGTCATAAAAAGCACAAAATCAACCAACAATAACAATTCCACAACCCCAAAAAACCATTCCACGCATCCAAACCTCCGTTCCATGCATAAGAATAAAGCACCCAAGCCTAAGAAACAAGTTCCCACAACCAAGAAACCCACTAGGACAATCAAGAATAATCTTCGAACAAATAAGAAACAAACCCGCATGCCAAAGAATACAATTCGCACACATCCGAATGTCGTTCGCATACTATAAAATAAGGGATTCACACTATATCATGACCAATACTTTGCCATAAATAATGTTTTGGTACAAACAAAACTTAAAACCTGAAACGTGAAACTTGAAACCTGAAACAACAATAATTAATCCAACCAGCCTAAGAAGTCTAACTGGTCTAACCAGTCTAATAAAGTCTAAGAAGTCTAACTAATCCAACCAGTCTAAGAAGTCTAACCAGTCTAAGCAGTCTAAGAATGTCCAATCAGTCTAAGAAATCTAGCGATTCTCATCTCCCGAAACCATACCGTTTTCAATTCCTTTCTTGAATCCCATAATAGCAAACACACCAGCAACAAGAGCAATCCCCGAGCGAATCCAGTGCGATATCGCCCAAGCTTCAAGGTTACCACGAGCTTCCAATCCGGTGTAATCGGCTTCAATAAAGCTGATGTTTTTTGGCAAATGGAAGACAAGCGTTTGCAAAACAATGACAATCAGGCAAATTAAGGCATAACGCCAGTATTTGCGCTCCAAAGAGTTTTTAGAATAATGCAACATCAACCAAATACAACCAAAAAAAGCAGGCAATAAGGTCAATAACATGGGCAGTAATAACAAAGGATAATCTATTTTGAAGGTCGCCATAAACTCAATTGGTTCAAGCGATTGCCAACGTACAACATAGCTTAAACCTATGTTTATCATAATACCCAAAAAAGCCTCTATGGCAAGGATAGTGATAAAGGAAATGTTGTTTTTCATTGAGGCAAAATAGTTACGTAGCTAATGTAGAAAATAAATGCTCAAAAGCAATGCATAAGCATAAGATTTTTAGGAGGATGAAGCACACTATCATGGTTTTAACATATTTTTAAATTCATTTCCTCAAAAAAAAGTATCTTCGCAATCGCAATAGTAGTTATACCAATGTGTAACAAATCCAATAAAACAACGACTACTATTCTTAAACTAAATTAACTTATAGTAATTACAATGAAAAAAATTATTTTATCCTTTATCGCAGCCTTATTGCTTGTGCCAACAAGCGTAAAAGCTGACGAAGGAATGTGGTTTTTAATGTTTATCGAAAGATTAAACCACCGCGACATGCAAAAAATGGGCTTGCAACTAACAGCCGAAGAAATCTACAGCATCAACAACCACAGTTTAAAAGATGCTATCGTTCAATTTAACGGTGGATGTACTGCCGAAATCATTTCAAAAGACGGTTTAGTATTAACCAATCACCACTGCGGATACGATGCGATTGCTGAATTATCTTCAGAAGAGCAAAACTATTTAAAGAACGGTTTTTGGGCTAAAAACAGAAAAGATGAAATGAAACCATCATCATTATACGTGCGTTTCTTTGTACGTATGGACGATGTTTCTAAAAGAATCTTATCAAAAGTAAACGACAGCATGACTGAGGCTGAAAGAGAAAAAGCCATCAACCAGGAAATTGCTGCAATCGAGAAAGAAAACAACGAAGGCGGAAA
The window above is part of the Flavobacterium sp. PMTSA4 genome. Proteins encoded here:
- a CDS encoding DUF1772 domain-containing protein, whose product is MKNNISFITILAIEAFLGIMINIGLSYVVRWQSLEPIEFMATFKIDYPLLLLPMLLTLLPAFFGCIWLMLHYSKNSLERKYWRYALICLIVIVLQTLVFHLPKNISFIEADYTGLEARGNLEAWAISHWIRSGIALVAGVFAIMGFKKGIENGMVSGDENR